In Algihabitans albus, the following are encoded in one genomic region:
- a CDS encoding ABC transporter substrate-binding protein — MPKKMKGLFPSVSRRSFVKMGAAAGGMAFAGYAPAVVGQTKELRFLNSEPSKGSVTVLNQAAAAYESETGVKVLIDSVGPGEAWQKLQASIAAGQSYDVSSVLFSAHVSLLADAGQLVGLNDLIAKHEWGPRILFPVEGNNYWYPFDYNLNWMFYRKDLYAEKGLKVPENQAEMLANCQALTEDNRFGTMHPLGSNSATQWMSLGYMWANQVSLLDDQFSVIVDDATNKPRMAAYLDFMKDLAPSMPPGMTQASFAEALAQYSSGQVAHAPYAGRLMEYLEDRVPELVENTGFFTYPSAAGDSRAVNHGYDGWVVLDTPMAEESLKFMDWFTSNYYVDFLHSAPLHFQPPRLDIYEDARWRDHPMIQKHADLVAFMRNLLEDDSILIRSVDTQGPTVDVRGGAIFESMAVPEALQNRILRDMPAGECVDACAESLREALAR; from the coding sequence ATGCCTAAAAAGATGAAGGGATTGTTCCCGAGCGTATCCCGCCGCAGCTTCGTCAAGATGGGCGCGGCTGCCGGCGGTATGGCCTTTGCCGGTTACGCTCCGGCAGTGGTCGGCCAGACCAAGGAACTGCGCTTCCTGAACTCCGAGCCGTCGAAGGGAAGCGTGACGGTCTTGAACCAGGCTGCCGCTGCTTACGAGTCGGAGACAGGCGTCAAGGTGCTGATCGACTCGGTTGGACCCGGCGAAGCCTGGCAGAAGCTGCAGGCCTCGATTGCTGCCGGCCAGTCCTACGATGTCAGTTCGGTGCTGTTCTCCGCGCACGTTTCCCTGCTCGCGGACGCCGGACAGCTGGTCGGGTTGAACGACTTGATCGCCAAGCACGAGTGGGGCCCACGGATTCTCTTTCCCGTGGAGGGCAACAACTACTGGTATCCGTTCGACTATAATCTCAATTGGATGTTCTATCGGAAGGACCTCTATGCCGAGAAAGGCCTGAAGGTGCCGGAGAATCAGGCTGAGATGCTTGCCAACTGTCAGGCGCTCACGGAGGACAACCGTTTCGGCACGATGCATCCACTCGGCTCCAATAGCGCGACCCAGTGGATGTCGCTTGGCTACATGTGGGCCAACCAGGTCTCTTTGCTCGACGATCAGTTTTCTGTGATCGTGGACGATGCAACGAACAAGCCGCGGATGGCGGCCTATCTCGATTTCATGAAGGACCTCGCGCCGAGCATGCCGCCGGGCATGACACAGGCGAGCTTCGCTGAGGCTCTAGCTCAGTATTCCTCGGGCCAGGTGGCGCATGCGCCTTACGCCGGGCGTCTCATGGAGTACCTGGAGGACCGCGTACCGGAGCTGGTCGAGAATACCGGGTTCTTCACATACCCGAGCGCTGCCGGCGACAGTCGCGCGGTCAATCACGGCTATGACGGTTGGGTCGTGCTGGATACGCCGATGGCCGAGGAATCGTTGAAGTTCATGGATTGGTTCACGTCCAATTACTACGTCGACTTCCTGCACTCGGCGCCGCTGCATTTCCAGCCGCCACGCCTCGACATCTATGAGGATGCGCGTTGGCGTGATCATCCGATGATTCAGAAGCATGCCGATCTCGTCGCCTTCATGCGCAATCTGCTGGAAGACGACTCGATCCTGATTCGCTCAGTGGATACACAGGGTCCGACCGTCGACGTGCGCGGCGGTGCGATCTTCGAGTCAATGGCCGTACCGGAGGCTCTGCAGAACCGCATCCTGCGGGACATGCCGGCGGGAGAGTGTGTAGACGCCTGCGCCGAGTCTTTGCGCGAGGCCCTGGCCCGATAA
- a CDS encoding ABC transporter ATP-binding protein gives MSHVILKNLEKRFGDTFAVRPTSLSFAKGEFVVLVGPSGCGKSTTLRMIAGLEDATGGQISIAGRNVTGLEPRSRNVAMVFQNYALYPHKTIYKNLAFGLQMARTPKDEIDRRVRWAAGILGIDHLLERKPKQLSGGQMQRVALGRAMVREPDVFLLDEPLSNLDAKLRARMRDEIAKLHQQIGSSMIYVTHDQVEAMTLGDRIVVMKDGVVQQVGSPLEVYDRPANRFVAGFIGSPEMNFLEGHLAAENGCPTFRAGELAVPLTAMSVAARPGTPVVLGIRPEHISLPSDSPIRGEASLVEQMGAQTVAAFQIGGVEIRAVVDRDDTLRSGDVRSVRIDPTKTHLFEKESGMAFVPTKSREEVTYA, from the coding sequence ATGAGCCACGTGATCCTGAAGAATCTGGAGAAGCGTTTCGGCGATACCTTTGCGGTACGTCCTACCAGTCTGAGCTTCGCCAAGGGCGAGTTCGTTGTACTGGTCGGACCGTCCGGCTGCGGCAAGTCGACGACGCTGCGCATGATCGCCGGCCTGGAGGATGCTACCGGTGGGCAGATCTCCATCGCCGGCCGCAATGTCACCGGGCTCGAGCCGCGTTCGCGCAACGTCGCGATGGTATTCCAGAACTATGCTCTCTATCCGCACAAGACGATCTACAAAAACCTTGCTTTCGGTCTGCAGATGGCACGCACGCCGAAGGACGAGATAGACCGGCGGGTACGTTGGGCCGCCGGAATTCTAGGGATCGACCATCTGCTCGAACGCAAGCCGAAGCAGCTGTCCGGAGGGCAGATGCAGCGAGTTGCCTTGGGTCGCGCGATGGTGCGCGAACCCGACGTTTTTTTGCTCGATGAACCTTTATCCAACCTGGATGCCAAGCTGCGCGCGCGGATGCGCGATGAGATCGCCAAGCTGCACCAGCAGATCGGCAGCAGCATGATCTACGTGACCCACGATCAGGTCGAGGCGATGACGCTGGGCGACCGAATTGTGGTGATGAAGGATGGCGTGGTGCAGCAAGTCGGCAGCCCGCTCGAGGTTTACGACCGTCCGGCCAACCGTTTCGTCGCCGGCTTCATCGGCTCACCGGAGATGAACTTCCTGGAGGGCCATCTTGCCGCCGAGAACGGTTGCCCAACGTTTCGGGCCGGCGAGCTGGCGGTGCCCCTTACGGCGATGTCGGTAGCGGCTCGGCCGGGTACTCCGGTCGTGCTTGGGATCCGACCGGAGCACATCTCCTTGCCGAGCGACAGTCCGATACGCGGCGAAGCCAGCCTGGTCGAGCAGATGGGGGCACAGACCGTGGCGGCCTTCCAGATCGGTGGTGTCGAAATTCGTGCAGTCGTGGATCGAGACGACACGCTGCGCTCCGGTGACGTCCGCTCCGTGCGGATCGATCCAACCAAAACGCATCTCTTTGAAAAAGAGAGCGGCATGGCATTCGTGCCAACAAAATCGAGGGAGGAAGTGACTTATGCCTAA
- the xylB gene encoding xylulokinase, whose translation MPDATHLMGIDIGAGSLKATVIDAGGRVRGTGLALVATATPHSGWTEQDPEDWYRATCIAVPEALAEAALTGDDVRAVSFSAGAHTPVLLDEADRPLRPAILWSDQRSLQESRDLRERHGEEIRDIGFNQPNPTWTLPQFYWLTRHEPEVVARTRRVMIAKDYLRFRLSGAWHTDRTEAVGTLLYDCRADAWSDRLVDLIGWSRGTLPPLVDPTAEVGRVSAQAARDTGLSRRTRVICGTSDTSAEAYGAGAVQAGAGTIKLATAGTVSVIGDRPTVHDALINYPFAVPGLWYTIVGTNSCASAHKWLRDRVLKAGEDSFDHLDGLAGTVPAGSQGLLFHPYLNGERSPHWDPLLRADFLGLTMTHGQGHLVRALYEGVAYSLRDCLGALHDQGLRLREARIVGGGARSELWRQIVCDVLDLPLALPEVTDASFGAALLAGVGSGVFESEEAAAESCVRFVERREPDPNRAAFYGDMFELYRLAQSRLAEINHRLGELAGRTIA comes from the coding sequence GTGCCTGACGCCACGCATCTCATGGGCATCGACATCGGCGCCGGCAGCCTGAAGGCGACGGTGATCGATGCCGGCGGCCGGGTGAGAGGCACCGGCTTGGCTCTGGTTGCTACGGCCACGCCGCATTCTGGTTGGACTGAGCAGGATCCTGAGGATTGGTACCGCGCGACCTGCATCGCGGTTCCGGAGGCTCTCGCCGAAGCCGCATTGACAGGAGATGATGTGCGGGCGGTCAGCTTTAGTGCCGGCGCGCACACCCCGGTTCTGTTGGATGAAGCGGACCGTCCGCTGCGACCGGCCATTCTGTGGAGCGATCAGCGCAGCCTCCAGGAGAGTCGCGACCTGCGTGAGCGTCACGGCGAAGAGATTCGGGATATCGGGTTCAATCAACCCAACCCGACCTGGACCCTTCCCCAATTCTATTGGCTGACCCGTCACGAGCCGGAAGTCGTGGCGCGCACCCGGCGTGTCATGATTGCCAAGGACTACTTGCGCTTCCGCTTGAGCGGTGCGTGGCACACAGATCGGACGGAAGCTGTCGGCACTCTGTTGTACGACTGCAGAGCCGACGCCTGGTCGGACCGGCTGGTCGATCTGATCGGCTGGTCGCGCGGAACCTTGCCGCCGCTCGTCGATCCGACTGCGGAGGTCGGGAGGGTGTCGGCCCAGGCTGCGCGGGACACCGGACTATCCCGGCGTACCCGCGTCATCTGCGGTACCTCGGACACCTCGGCGGAAGCCTATGGGGCTGGCGCGGTGCAGGCAGGAGCGGGCACGATCAAGTTGGCGACGGCCGGCACGGTGTCCGTGATCGGAGACCGACCGACCGTTCACGACGCACTGATCAATTACCCCTTCGCCGTACCGGGGCTCTGGTACACCATCGTCGGCACCAACAGCTGCGCCTCGGCGCACAAATGGCTCCGAGACCGGGTGCTGAAAGCGGGCGAGGACTCTTTCGATCATCTGGACGGGCTGGCCGGCACGGTGCCCGCCGGATCGCAGGGTCTGTTGTTTCATCCCTATCTGAACGGGGAGCGTTCGCCGCACTGGGATCCCCTGCTGCGTGCGGATTTTCTCGGCCTGACGATGACCCACGGGCAGGGGCATCTGGTGCGCGCGCTCTATGAGGGCGTCGCCTACTCCCTGCGCGATTGTCTGGGTGCTTTGCATGACCAGGGCTTGAGACTCCGGGAGGCGCGGATCGTCGGCGGCGGTGCGCGGAGTGAATTGTGGAGGCAGATCGTCTGCGACGTGCTGGACCTGCCTCTCGCATTGCCGGAGGTGACCGACGCCTCGTTCGGTGCTGCCTTGCTTGCCGGAGTCGGTAGCGGAGTCTTCGAAAGCGAGGAAGCGGCTGCTGAGAGCTGCGTTCGCTTCGTCGAGCGGCGCGAGCCCGATCCGAACCGCGCTGCATTCTACGGCGATATGTTCGAACTCTACCGCCTGGCGCAGAGCCGTCTCGCGGAGATCAACCATCGCCTCGGTGAGCTTGCCGGGAGGACGATCGCATGA
- a CDS encoding FAD-binding oxidoreductase, translated as MSLIADIQSALPANAPAWLEELSAALGETHLSTAFVDRLAYARDRTPLATFNMRAGRSLGDFPVAVATPGTEAQVAQVLSLANTHGFVVIPYGAGSGVVAGAIPVADTVMLDLKRLNRLVALDEINGLATVQAGMNGARFEELLNERGWTCGHYPQSIRMSTVGGWIACRGAGQASSRYGKIEDMVVGLRSVMPDGELVEVRPLPRRAVGPGLRDLFVGAEGTLGVITEVTLRIWRQPEVRRPVILAFPDLQAAWDSLREMMQGELRPEVARLYDETESRERTMGGAPFDTKPILCILMFSGKAALAEVEERLGLEICAAHGAEVSTDLAPYEQWQKNRFVSYSPRYQAQCYFMDTIEITGRWSALPDLYARIGAAIRELHPDVFFGTHWSHVYPEGACQYMTIRLPVLDEAEGLRLHRDVWARAQSLCLELGGSISHHHGAGQLRNPWMEGELGRGHAVLQKIKDALDPNNVSNPGKLALRLREAADRG; from the coding sequence ATGTCGTTGATCGCGGACATTCAGTCCGCCTTGCCCGCTAATGCCCCAGCTTGGCTGGAGGAGCTTTCGGCGGCGCTAGGCGAGACGCACCTTTCCACCGCTTTTGTGGATCGCTTGGCCTATGCGCGTGATCGTACGCCGCTGGCCACCTTCAATATGCGCGCCGGTCGATCGCTCGGCGACTTCCCGGTCGCCGTCGCGACCCCCGGGACCGAGGCGCAGGTCGCGCAGGTTCTGTCTCTCGCGAACACTCACGGCTTTGTCGTGATCCCCTACGGTGCCGGATCCGGTGTGGTCGCGGGAGCCATTCCCGTCGCCGACACTGTCATGCTCGATCTCAAGCGTCTCAACAGGCTGGTCGCCTTGGATGAGATCAACGGTTTGGCCACGGTTCAGGCTGGCATGAACGGTGCTCGTTTCGAGGAGCTGCTGAACGAACGGGGCTGGACCTGCGGTCACTATCCGCAGTCGATCAGGATGTCGACGGTCGGCGGGTGGATCGCTTGCCGTGGCGCCGGCCAGGCTTCGTCCCGCTACGGCAAGATCGAGGACATGGTGGTCGGCCTGCGCAGCGTCATGCCGGACGGTGAGCTTGTCGAGGTCAGACCGCTGCCAAGACGGGCCGTCGGCCCAGGGTTGCGCGATCTCTTTGTCGGCGCAGAGGGAACCCTTGGCGTCATCACCGAGGTGACGCTGCGGATCTGGCGCCAGCCCGAAGTCCGGCGCCCTGTGATCCTCGCATTTCCGGATCTACAGGCGGCCTGGGACTCGCTGCGTGAAATGATGCAGGGCGAATTGCGGCCCGAGGTGGCACGTCTCTACGACGAGACGGAGTCGCGCGAACGCACCATGGGAGGCGCGCCCTTCGATACGAAGCCGATCCTCTGTATTCTGATGTTCAGCGGCAAGGCCGCCTTGGCCGAGGTCGAGGAACGTTTGGGGCTGGAGATCTGTGCCGCGCACGGTGCCGAGGTTTCAACCGATTTGGCGCCCTACGAGCAATGGCAGAAAAACCGCTTTGTTTCCTATTCGCCGCGCTACCAGGCGCAGTGCTACTTCATGGACACGATTGAGATTACCGGTCGCTGGTCGGCTCTGCCGGATCTCTATGCCCGGATTGGCGCGGCTATCCGCGAACTGCATCCCGATGTCTTCTTCGGCACCCACTGGTCGCACGTCTATCCGGAGGGAGCCTGTCAGTACATGACCATTCGACTGCCCGTGTTGGACGAGGCGGAGGGGCTTCGTCTGCACCGTGATGTCTGGGCACGTGCCCAGAGTCTCTGCTTGGAATTGGGCGGCAGTATCAGCCATCACCATGGCGCCGGACAGCTTCGCAATCCTTGGATGGAGGGCGAACTGGGCCGAGGTCACGCCGTTCTGCAGAAGATCAAGGACGCGCTCGATCCGAACAACGTTTCCAACCCGGGCAAGCTGGCCTTGCGCCTGCGGGAGGCTGCGGACCGTGGTTGA
- a CDS encoding arginase family protein, with protein MDDTPFQQTTTFMSVPAARRPGDARVVILGLPFDCGTHPTRVGARLGPASIREQSLLLRPFDGESGIDPLATLGVVDLGDARVSPGEIEPSYAAMEAAMEVALASGAIPLTFGGDGAIALPQMRALARRHPGLCVLHLDAHTDAYPIEGYNNATPFARAFEEGVIDTRRSFHIGTRRSHMVAGVYDYGRQLGYRIVSIDELIDKGIASVFAEARETIGDRPVYLCFDMDFFDPSVAPGVCTPAWGGVSAREGLEAIRETAGLNVVAIDINTISPPHDPGGMSASLAATVAFEFLTLIATGQLSATKTGIIAAHT; from the coding sequence ATGGACGACACGCCATTTCAACAGACGACGACGTTCATGAGCGTTCCGGCTGCCAGGAGGCCCGGCGACGCCCGTGTCGTGATATTGGGATTGCCCTTCGACTGCGGGACGCACCCGACCCGGGTCGGTGCCCGTCTCGGTCCGGCATCGATCCGCGAGCAGTCTCTCTTGCTGCGGCCCTTCGATGGCGAGAGTGGAATCGATCCCTTGGCGACCCTGGGGGTTGTCGATCTTGGCGACGCGCGCGTCTCTCCCGGTGAGATCGAACCCTCCTATGCTGCCATGGAGGCAGCCATGGAGGTGGCTTTGGCAAGCGGGGCCATCCCTCTGACGTTCGGTGGGGACGGGGCCATCGCCTTGCCGCAGATGCGGGCGCTCGCACGACGGCATCCGGGTCTTTGCGTGCTGCACCTCGACGCCCACACCGATGCCTATCCGATTGAGGGCTATAACAACGCCACCCCTTTCGCGCGCGCCTTCGAGGAAGGTGTGATCGATACCCGACGGTCCTTCCACATCGGCACTCGCCGCAGTCATATGGTGGCCGGCGTCTACGACTACGGCCGGCAGCTCGGCTATCGGATCGTGTCGATCGATGAGTTGATCGACAAGGGGATCGCTTCCGTCTTCGCAGAGGCGCGGGAGACCATCGGTGACCGTCCCGTCTACCTCTGTTTCGATATGGACTTCTTCGATCCTTCGGTGGCGCCTGGCGTCTGCACGCCTGCCTGGGGCGGTGTCTCGGCGCGCGAGGGCCTGGAGGCGATCCGAGAGACAGCCGGTTTGAATGTGGTGGCCATTGACATCAATACCATCAGTCCGCCGCACGATCCCGGCGGCATGTCGGCCTCGCTCGCGGCGACGGTCGCATTCGAGTTCCTCACTCTGATCGCCACCGGGCAACTTTCCGCGACCAAGACCGGCATCATCGCCGCGCACACCTGA
- a CDS encoding ABC transporter substrate-binding protein produces the protein MTEPRVEKDFVTDCLSILRKETQGRAVHRRRFMGALALLGAAPVALRFTPAHAASDELVIVNWGGDAVPAFEEIWAAPFTGSQNGVEAVVDGAGPSSGKIKAMVESGAVVWDVCDRNLPASLDLGRQGLLAPVDWSVVDPGKLRELHRTDWGVGSYLYSFALTWDRNKLPSRPETWADFWNVKDFPGRRTLRNNVEGMLEAALLADGVAPEDIYPIDLERAFAKIREIKDDTIFWTSGSQSQELFRNGEVALGNLWHTRALLLRKETEGRIAFHFNQGILFAGAWLVPKGNPAGGSAWDFIASTQDPESQVALFEWLGNGPINPAASTMVPEELQVDDPGSPENYARQVAADAVWYADNYADALNRYTDLIAS, from the coding sequence ATGACCGAACCAAGAGTCGAAAAGGACTTCGTGACAGACTGCTTGAGCATTCTGCGCAAGGAGACGCAAGGACGTGCCGTCCACCGGCGGCGCTTTATGGGCGCGCTCGCGCTGCTCGGCGCTGCCCCTGTCGCATTGCGTTTCACGCCGGCGCATGCGGCTTCCGACGAGTTGGTCATCGTCAACTGGGGCGGCGACGCCGTCCCGGCTTTCGAGGAGATCTGGGCGGCGCCCTTCACCGGTTCCCAGAACGGCGTCGAAGCGGTGGTGGATGGCGCCGGACCGAGCTCCGGCAAGATCAAGGCGATGGTGGAGAGCGGTGCCGTCGTCTGGGACGTCTGCGACCGCAACCTACCGGCGTCGCTCGATCTTGGGCGCCAGGGATTGCTGGCCCCGGTCGACTGGTCGGTGGTCGACCCCGGCAAGCTTCGCGAGCTCCATCGGACCGACTGGGGTGTCGGCAGCTACCTCTATTCCTTCGCCTTGACTTGGGATCGCAACAAGCTGCCGTCGCGTCCCGAGACCTGGGCCGACTTCTGGAATGTAAAGGACTTCCCCGGCCGACGGACACTGCGCAATAACGTCGAGGGCATGCTGGAGGCTGCCTTGCTGGCGGACGGGGTCGCGCCGGAGGACATCTATCCGATCGATCTCGAGCGGGCCTTTGCGAAGATCCGGGAAATCAAGGATGACACGATCTTCTGGACGAGCGGCTCTCAGAGTCAGGAGCTCTTCCGCAACGGTGAGGTCGCGCTCGGAAATCTCTGGCATACGCGGGCGCTTCTGCTGCGCAAGGAGACCGAGGGCCGGATCGCATTTCACTTCAATCAAGGCATTCTGTTCGCCGGCGCCTGGCTGGTACCGAAAGGCAATCCGGCCGGTGGCAGCGCGTGGGACTTCATCGCCTCAACCCAGGATCCCGAGAGCCAGGTCGCGCTTTTCGAGTGGTTGGGCAACGGACCGATCAATCCGGCCGCCTCGACAATGGTGCCGGAGGAGTTGCAAGTGGACGACCCAGGCAGTCCCGAGAACTATGCCCGCCAGGTGGCGGCGGATGCTGTCTGGTACGCCGACAACTACGCCGATGCGCTCAACCGCTACACCGACCTGATTGCGAGCTGA
- a CDS encoding ABC transporter permease produces the protein MSARLAPKPFSWPRLAAWLVACFLALPLLVMLPISLTPHRYLSLPDEGLSLRHYVSLIADDRWLSSLGDSLLVACGATVVALVLGTSFAVGVWRRGGLAARYLQPMMLAPMIVPPIVHSVAFYKGWAAIGLLDTYLGVILVHGMKGVPFVILTVAAALANLDPRTEQASRSLGASASRTMVWVVLPQIKGGLMAGATFAFFISWDEIIVALFITLRNVYTLPKRIWDGLQDNIDPAIAALGTLMILVTVALMLLQGRSGSRDTDASRGDNAS, from the coding sequence ATGAGCGCGCGGCTGGCCCCCAAACCTTTCTCTTGGCCGCGTCTGGCAGCATGGCTGGTTGCCTGCTTCCTCGCCCTGCCGTTGCTCGTGATGCTGCCGATCTCCCTGACGCCGCATCGCTATCTGTCCCTGCCGGATGAGGGTCTGTCCCTGCGCCACTACGTCAGCCTGATTGCCGACGATCGATGGCTTTCGAGTCTCGGCGACAGCCTGCTGGTGGCATGCGGCGCGACCGTTGTGGCGCTGGTGCTCGGCACGAGCTTCGCGGTCGGCGTCTGGCGGCGCGGAGGACTGGCCGCGCGCTACCTGCAGCCGATGATGCTGGCCCCGATGATCGTGCCTCCGATCGTGCATTCGGTGGCCTTCTACAAGGGCTGGGCCGCGATCGGTCTGTTGGACACCTACCTGGGTGTCATTCTGGTGCATGGAATGAAGGGGGTGCCCTTCGTCATCCTGACGGTGGCCGCGGCGCTGGCCAACCTGGATCCGCGGACCGAACAAGCGTCGCGCAGCCTCGGCGCCAGCGCGTCGCGGACCATGGTCTGGGTTGTCCTGCCGCAGATCAAGGGCGGACTGATGGCAGGCGCGACCTTCGCTTTCTTCATCTCCTGGGACGAGATCATCGTCGCGCTCTTTATCACCCTGCGAAACGTCTACACGCTGCCGAAGCGGATCTGGGACGGGCTGCAGGACAACATCGATCCCGCGATCGCCGCGCTGGGCACCCTGATGATCCTCGTCACCGTGGCGTTGATGCTCCTTCAGGGACGCAGCGGCTCCAGAGATACGGATGCGTCCCGTGGGGACAACGCCTCCTGA
- a CDS encoding ABC transporter permease translates to MTQRGAVAVERRRRRLTGDRFYLLLVAVPCLFLAVFYFLPVANVLVLSVTEPILGLQNYARLFESGALFRVLENTMRVSVVTTVLTLVLGYLVALGLIGAAERERRVLFFVVVASFWISALIRAYAWVAILQPNGIINQALMSLGLIDTPLRLVRNEFGVIVGMVHYMLPYAILPLYANMSGIDRRLLDAARALGASRWRTFCWVFFPQSLPGVAGAGILVLIFSLGFYITPAILGGGKVVMIAEYISIQISETLRWGLATMLATVLVAAVVALTVWMSRYLQVGSAVTAKRRRP, encoded by the coding sequence ATGACGCAGAGAGGCGCTGTCGCGGTGGAGAGGCGCCGGCGCCGGCTGACCGGCGATCGCTTCTATCTTTTGCTGGTTGCCGTGCCCTGCCTGTTTCTCGCTGTCTTCTATTTTCTGCCGGTTGCGAACGTCCTGGTTCTCAGCGTCACGGAGCCGATCCTAGGTTTACAGAACTACGCGAGGCTGTTCGAGAGCGGCGCGCTTTTTCGGGTCCTCGAAAACACCATGCGGGTCAGCGTCGTCACGACGGTGCTGACGTTGGTGCTCGGCTATCTGGTCGCCCTTGGCCTAATCGGCGCCGCCGAGCGCGAGCGCCGGGTCCTGTTCTTCGTCGTGGTGGCCAGCTTCTGGATCAGCGCCTTGATCCGTGCCTACGCCTGGGTCGCCATCCTGCAGCCGAACGGCATTATCAATCAGGCGCTTATGAGCTTGGGTCTGATCGACACGCCGCTGCGGCTCGTCCGCAACGAGTTCGGCGTGATCGTCGGCATGGTTCATTACATGCTGCCCTACGCGATCTTGCCTCTCTACGCGAACATGAGCGGAATCGACCGCCGGCTGCTCGACGCCGCGCGTGCGCTTGGCGCATCCCGCTGGCGTACTTTCTGTTGGGTGTTCTTTCCACAGAGCCTTCCCGGCGTCGCCGGCGCCGGCATTCTCGTGCTGATCTTCTCGCTGGGTTTCTACATTACGCCGGCGATCCTAGGCGGCGGCAAGGTCGTGATGATCGCCGAGTACATCTCGATCCAGATCTCCGAGACGCTGCGCTGGGGGTTGGCTACGATGCTGGCAACGGTGCTGGTCGCCGCCGTGGTTGCGCTGACGGTATGGATGAGCCGCTATCTGCAAGTCGGCAGCGCGGTGACCGCCAAGAGGCGCCGGCCATGA
- a CDS encoding ABC transporter ATP-binding protein encodes MRQSLALNGLGKRYGEATALHPTDLTIESGEFLTLLGPSGSGKTTLLMMIAGFVPPSCGHMLLDGRDITLTAPEHRNFGVVFQGYALFPHLTVWDNVYFPLRARNIGRKVAAAEVSDALDLMELGPYARRMPKELSGGQQQRVALARALVFKPELLLLDEPLSALDKALRKTLQTELKALHRRVGTTFVYVTHDQEEALSMSDRIAILRDGSIQQIDAPDALYWQPRTPFVAGFLGRSNFLKGDIVDRTGGRATLRTLLGPIVADAAGASAVTVPAASGSVCLAIRPERLSVSKAEPAHENRVRGRVADLTFLGTHLEIEVEVPGLTLGAVVPAASSGPDSLGNLQRGSEIWLGWPPSAVLLLPDDGSVV; translated from the coding sequence ATGCGGCAATCGTTGGCATTGAACGGACTGGGCAAGCGCTACGGCGAGGCGACGGCGCTTCATCCGACGGATCTCACGATCGAGTCGGGCGAGTTCTTGACACTGCTGGGCCCGTCCGGTTCCGGCAAAACCACCTTGCTGATGATGATCGCGGGTTTTGTCCCACCCTCCTGCGGGCACATGCTGCTCGACGGCCGCGACATCACGCTGACTGCCCCCGAGCACCGTAACTTCGGGGTCGTCTTCCAAGGCTATGCGCTGTTTCCGCATCTGACGGTTTGGGACAACGTCTATTTCCCGCTGCGTGCCCGAAACATCGGTCGCAAGGTCGCTGCGGCAGAGGTGTCGGACGCGCTCGACCTGATGGAACTGGGGCCTTACGCCAGGCGTATGCCCAAAGAGCTGTCGGGTGGACAGCAACAGCGCGTTGCCCTGGCCCGGGCTTTGGTCTTCAAGCCCGAACTGCTGCTGCTCGACGAACCCTTGAGCGCGCTCGACAAGGCGCTGCGCAAGACCTTGCAGACCGAGCTGAAGGCCCTGCATCGGCGGGTCGGCACCACTTTCGTCTATGTCACGCACGACCAGGAAGAAGCGCTGTCGATGTCGGATCGCATCGCGATCCTGCGCGACGGCAGTATCCAGCAGATCGACGCGCCCGATGCTTTGTACTGGCAGCCTCGGACGCCCTTCGTTGCCGGATTCCTGGGGCGCAGCAATTTCCTGAAGGGCGATATCGTCGACCGCACCGGCGGCCGGGCCACGTTGCGCACCCTGCTCGGTCCTATCGTTGCGGATGCCGCCGGAGCATCGGCCGTGACCGTCCCGGCGGCGAGCGGTTCGGTCTGCCTTGCCATCCGTCCGGAGCGCTTGAGCGTGTCCAAGGCCGAGCCGGCTCACGAGAACCGGGTGCGGGGGCGCGTCGCCGACCTCACTTTTCTCGGCACCCATCTGGAAATCGAAGTCGAGGTACCGGGCCTAACCCTGGGCGCCGTCGTGCCGGCTGCCAGTTCCGGCCCCGACTCCCTCGGCAACCTGCAACGCGGCTCGGAAATCTGGCTCGGCTGGCCACCCAGCGCCGTGCTGCTGCTGCCCGACGACGGATCGGTCGTATGA